The DNA window TGGGCCTCAACCACTTGTCGGCCTCGGTGGGCAAGAGCGTGTTCGAGGAATTGAGTACGAACGCGAGTCGTTGACCTGCGTCAGGCAATGAATCGAAACGCATGTGTCGCGATATTCGTGACACATGCCTTTGGCCAGCACACACCGAACATCCGATAAGTCGCGCCATATGGCCGGTTGCGCTGTGCACTACCGATGCGGCAACCGGTCGGTACCCTGTTGCGGCGCCGGCCGCGGATCAGTCGGGTCGGCGCAGCCTGCAAGCGATGCGGAATCGAACAGGCTGGATGCGATGTCGCGTCCAGCGTTGTGCCGCGTTGCATCGGCGTACGTCGTGTCGCTGAGCCCTGGGATAAAGAGCGCTATGCCAGCAGTTGCTGGTGTCTTGAAGCTCGCGCCTTGCGGCTGTGCCGGGCGGCCATCGTATCGATCGCGTCGCGGCGGGTGGGCGCTGCCGCGCGAGGTCGGTAAACGGTGTGGTCGGCGAAGGAACGGCGCAATCTTGGCGCTGCCCACGGTACAGGCAAGGCGAGTGTGGGTGGCCGCCATCGGCGCGAAAGTGCGTTGGGTGCCGATCGCCGCCGGAAGGCAGTCTTCTCCTCGGCGACGCGCAGCGCTTGAACCTGCGACCGCGGTATCAATTTTACGGAGATGGCGAAGCTTGACGCACTATGTAGTTCGCCGTTTTTCCGCTGAGTAGACTCGTTTGCACAGGCGAGGGGATTCGATGGAATACCTGAAAGCACTGGCGGAGTTCGGCATATGGACGGCCATTTACCCGTCGGGGCTGGGAGTCATCGCTCTTGGCGGCGAGAAGATTCGCGTTCTAGCTCGCAATGCTTTGGTCACTCTATGCGTTGGCAGCGCGGCATGGACCGTATTGCTGATCGCGTTGGCGCTGTCCGGGCTGTTCTTCCCGGTAGCGATCGGCATTCTGGGGTGGGGGGTGACGATAGTCTTTCTCGTCGATCCGCATCGCCGTCGCGCGATGCGCGACGCGCTTCCGGATTGGCGGTGGTCGCTCGTACCGGTTGCGCTGATCGTTGTGGTCGCGGGGTTCCTGTATGCAGGCTTCCCCAAACAGAGTCTGCTCGGGGAGCGCGACGAAGGCATCTACGCCCAGCACGCGCTGCACTTGCTGCGTGCCGGAACATCCAGGATCGACCTGCAGCGGCTCGGGATCGCAACCGATCCGGCGGTGGAAGCGATCGAACAAGGGCGATCGCCGGAACTACCCGGTATCTACCCCACCGGCACGGCTTGGACTTACCAGTTCTCGGCGGCGACGCCGGTCTGGATGGCGATGCTTGGTGCGCTGCTGGGGCCGTTGGCCATCTTCCGTCTCAACGCGGTGATCGGCGTGCTCAATTGCCTGGCTTTCTATGCCTTGGCGGTACGCTGCCTCCCCCCGGGACGGCGACATTGGGCGGTGGCGGCCTTGGCCGCGTTCGCATTCCAGCCGGCGCAGGTCTGGATATCGCGTAACAGTTTGAGCGAGCCGTTCTGCGCTTGGTTCGTTCTAAATGGATTGTGGATCGCTGCGTTCGCGATTTCGCGACGGTCGGCTGCGCTGGGTTGGTTCGGCGGCGCCATGCTGGGCATGTCGACGCTGGTGCGCATCGATGCGGTCGTATTCTCGCTGACGGCATCTTTGGCTGCGGTGTGCTTCGTCGCGATCGACCGGACGCGCGGTCGAAGCCTGGCCTCGGTCGCCATTTGCATCGCAGCGGGATGTTCGTTATCGACCGTTCTGGCCTTGCTCTATTTCGCCGTCTTCGTGCGTCCCTATCTGATTGGGTTGGCCGATCTCGTATTGCCGGCATTGTCGGCGTCGCTGTCCTGCTTACTCGGCGCCTGGTTGTGTTCGCGAATGCGGTTTCAACCGCTGTCGCTGCGCGCGTCGAACGCGATGGCGTGGTGGGCCGCTGCCGGATTTCTCGCGGTGTTCGTCTATGCGATGTGGATTCGGCCGTCGGTGCAACCCTACGCGCTGATCGAATCCAAGCTGGTTCCGCATCTGAACGGAACCCGAGACTATCGAGAGATCAGCCTGGGCAATCTTTCGGCCTATCTGGGCACCTGGGTGGTTCTTGCCGCAGCTTTAGGGGCGGGGGTTGGGTTGTGGCGGGTGCTGAGACGGCCGACCGCGATCGCAGCGGACTGGATGATGCTGTTCTTGTTCGTCCCGATGACGATCTATCTTTGGCGGCCGATGATTTCGCCGGATCACGTCTGGGCTGCGCGCCGCTGGGTGCCGACGGTTTTTCCCGCGATTCTGGTGTTCGCGGCGATCGGGGCGGCGTTGGTCGGCTCGCTGGCGCCTCGTCGGGTGCGGACCGTCGCGATCGCTGCGGTGTCGCTGGCGCTGAGCGCGCATTTGCTGTGGCAGCAACGTGAGTACCTGTTCTTGCGCGAAGACCGCGATATGGTGGCGCAGATCGAGGCGATCGCCGGTTTCCTTCCGGTCGACAGCGTGAGCTATGTCGCCGGCTCCGGTCCTCTGGCCAGCGCCTTGCTCAGCGGCTTCGGCCGGCCGGTAGCGATGTTGCCGGCACAGCCGCAACCGCTGAGTGCCGAGCGTTTGGCGCGCTACGGAGGTTGCGCCGGTAGGCCCTGCGTCATCGTGCATCCCAGCAACCAGGCGATTGCGGGTTCCGGCGCGAGAACGCTGGCCGAGCTTCCGATCGTCCGTGTCCGTCGCAATACCGCTTTCCATGCTCCTGCACGCGGCGTTCACCAGGAGCGAAGTGATTGGCGCATCACCCGGATTGAACCGTAGGCGGGACCGCGCTCGGCGCGGCTCCGGCTTGCCATGGACTCTGCGAGGTAGTCGCTATGAACGTGCATCGCTTCGTTCGTTTCGAGAGCGTCGCGGGACCGCTCACGCCGGCCGCTCAGGCAGCGGAAGCCGCCGCCGCCGCGCGCAAGCCGATCAAGCTCGTGATTCAGATTCCATGCCGAAACGAAGCCAGTCAATTGCCGGCGACGCTGGCCGCGCTGCCTCGAATACTGCCCGGCGTCAACGAGGTGGAATGGCTGGTGATCGACGACGGTTCCGACGACGGTACCGCAGCCGTTGCGGTCGAGCATGGCGCGCATGTGGTGCTGCGCCTGAGCGAGCATCATGGCCTTGCGCGAGCGTTCGCGGCCGGATTGGAGGTCGCCTGTCGACGCGGGGCCGACATCGTCGTCAACCTCGACGGCGACAACCAGTACGATGCCCGGGCGATGCCGGCGCTGGTCGCCGAAATCCTCGAGGGGCGTGCCGACATCGTGATCGGCTGCCGGCCCATCGATCGCATCGCGCATTTCTCCTGGGCCAAGAAGCGCTTGCAAAACATCGGCAGCAGCGTGGTCCGGGCCGTGGCCGGCGTGCGAGTCGACGATGCTACCAGCGGTTTCCGCGCGTACAGCCGCGAGGCGGCGCTTCGGCTCAATGTGTACTCGCGCTACACCTATACGTTAGAGACGCTGATTCAGGCCGGGCAGACCGGGTTGCGGGTCGGTTCGGTGCCGGTCGGGGTCAACCCGCCGACCCGTCCGTCGCGTCTCATCCGCAGCATTCCTGTATATGTCGGTCGTTCGGGGCTCGCCATTCTGCGTGCTTTTCTGACCTATCGGCCGCTGGAGTTCTTCCTGTTGCCTGCAGCCTTCAGCGGTCTGGCCGGCGTGGGAATCGGCGCGGGGTTCCTGTTCGAGTATGCGCGCGGCGACGGGCAGGGCCATGTGCAGTCGCTGATACTCGCGGCGGTGCTGATCCTGTGCGCTGGCGCAGCGACGACGATCGGCTTGTTGGCGCACCAGTTGGCGGTCAATCGGCGGTTGCTCGAGGAGCTGCAGCAGGATCGGAGGCGAAAGGAGTGGCGGGCGGCTCCATGAAGTCGGTTTGGTACCTGTCGCGGAAATTTCCGCCCAGTCAGGGCGGCATGCAGCGGCTCAGTTTCCATATCGCCGATCAGCTGCGCGCGCGCTCGCCGGTCACGGTAGTGAAGTGGGGGCGGGGGCAATGGGGCGTGCCTTGGTTCGTGCTGTGGGCCTCGATGCGGCTGGTTTGGGGATTGGGGCGCGGTGAGGTGCGGCTGCTGCTGCTCGGCGATCCCGCGTTGAGTGCGTTGGCCTGGCCGGCGCGCTGGATGGGCGTACCGACCGCGGTCGTGGTGCACGGTCTGGACATCGCGTTCCCGGCGGGCTGGTATCAGAGCTATCTGCGGCGACACTTCGATCGTCGCTTCGACCGCTACATCTGCATCAGCCGCCATGTCGGGGGGATGTTGCGGGAACGCGGCGTCGCGTCCGACCGGCACACCCTGATCCATCCGGGCGTAGATACCCTGCCGCCGTCCGGAACCGAGCGCGATCCCCAGTCGCCGGTGCGATTGTTGATCCTGGGGCGTTTGGTGCGCCGCAAGGGCGCTCTATGGTTCCTGCGCGAAGTGATGCCACGTCTGCTTGAGCGCGCGCTGCCGGTCACGCTGGACATCGTAGGCGACGGGCCCGACCGAGCGGCGTTGGCGACGGCGATCTCGGAACTGGACTTGCGTGCCACGGTGAGTCTGCACGGGGCGGTCGACGAATCCGTCAAACTGGGCTTGTTGGCGCGCTGCGATCTGGTGCTGATGCCGAACATCCGCGCTCCCGGCGATCCGGAGGGCTTCGGCCTGGTGGCACTGGAGGCGGGCGTCAGCGAACGCTACGTCCTGGCCGCGGACCTGGAGGGGTTGCGCGATGCGATCAGCGAACCCCACAACGGCCGTCTGTTGCCCAGCCAGGACGGTGCCGAGTGGTGCGCGACAATTGCGAAACTGTGCGCGGATCGCGATGCTCTGCGAGCGTTAGGCCGCCAAGCGCGCGAGTTCGTCGGCTTACATCATTCCTGGAGCGAGATGGGTCGGCGTTACCACGAGTGCCTGAATGAGCTGCTCTGAAGCCCGGCGCAGCCGCTTGCGCGGGTTCGGCCTGTTCCTCGGCCTGGCGGCGCTGGTCTGGGTGGTGACAGAAGCGTCCGGACGCAGTCGCGAGTTGGCCTGGCTGCTGCAGGATCTGGCCGCCGGTCGCTTTGCGGCATCCGTCGCCTGCTGCCTGGCGAGCCAGATTTTGTTCGCGGCCGCATGGCACGTGCTCGCCCGCAACGGCTGGATCGGAGCTCGCGCCATCGGCGATATGTCTCGCTGGGCGCAAAGCCTGCCGGGGAAATATCTGCCCGGCAAGATCTGGCAAGGCGTAGCGCGCGGAGCGCTGTACGCCGACGGCGATACCGCTCCGCGCGGCGTGCTGTTGTTGTTCCTGCGCGAACAGTGCCTGTCGCTGGGATTGTGCGCGGCGATCGCGGCGACATACGCGCCTGCGGCTCTCCCGCCGAGAGCGGGCGCATGGTTGCAAGTGGGGCTGGCATGCGGCGCGGTCGCGTTGACCTGGGCGGGCATCTGGCGCCGATGGCCGATAGCGATATCGCCGCGTTCGTCGCGATTGTGGAGCGGACGGTCCCGCGTCGGCCCGTCCTATCGCGCGTCGGCGCTGGCCTGGTTGTTGCAAGCCGGAGCGTACTCGGCCATGAGTGCGGGGTTCGTCGTGCTCGCCGGCGGTGGGGACATGCCGCTTGCTGGTTCGCAGGCGGCCGCTGCGATGTGCCTGTCGGGTCTGATCGGCGTCGCCGCCCTGTTCGTGCCGGCCGGTATAGGCGTGCGGGAGGCCGGTCTGGTATGGGGGCTGGCGCCATGGGTCGGTACGGCCGAGGCGGCCGGCCTAGCCCTGATGTGGCGTCTGGCGATTACCGGTGCCGAAGTGATGTTCTCCGGCGCCGGTTTTCTGCTGCCGCTGGTCCGGCCCTTGCGAGCCGCGGGTCCCGGACCGGGCCGGGACCTGCGGACCGATCAGAACTCTTCGACGCCCGAGTGACCGACGAAAAGAGGCGGGTTGGAGCCGTTTCCGCTTTCGCAGGTCAGCGAGTACGACAACAGCAGCGCCAACAAGCCTCGCGACTCGACCTTCAGTACCCACAAGCCGTTAGCGCCGTCGTTGCGGGTACTGCGTTCGCCCAGATATACCTTCTGGAACGAGCTGATGTCGTTGCCGCCGGCTACGACGTTGCCTTGCGGATCTTCCAAGCGCATTTCCAGCTGCGAGGCGTTGGCGCCGTTGATCCGGCATTGCACCCAGTCGGGATGCTGTAGGTACAGGCCGTACCGGTCCTGGCCGCTGATCAGGCCGAGCACCGAGCCTAGCGCGCTGGTCGTGGACAGGCCGACTTTCTTGCTCCTCAGGTCGTCCGGATCACTTTCCTTGGCGATGCGGAAGTCGCCGTCGAAGCGCTGATTTTCCTGCAATGTGCAGTATGCGACGAAGCCCGGGTT is part of the Lysobacter firmicutimachus genome and encodes:
- a CDS encoding glycosyltransferase family 4 protein, encoding MKSVWYLSRKFPPSQGGMQRLSFHIADQLRARSPVTVVKWGRGQWGVPWFVLWASMRLVWGLGRGEVRLLLLGDPALSALAWPARWMGVPTAVVVHGLDIAFPAGWYQSYLRRHFDRRFDRYICISRHVGGMLRERGVASDRHTLIHPGVDTLPPSGTERDPQSPVRLLILGRLVRRKGALWFLREVMPRLLERALPVTLDIVGDGPDRAALATAISELDLRATVSLHGAVDESVKLGLLARCDLVLMPNIRAPGDPEGFGLVALEAGVSERYVLAADLEGLRDAISEPHNGRLLPSQDGAEWCATIAKLCADRDALRALGRQAREFVGLHHSWSEMGRRYHECLNELL
- a CDS encoding glycosyltransferase family 2 protein → MNVHRFVRFESVAGPLTPAAQAAEAAAAARKPIKLVIQIPCRNEASQLPATLAALPRILPGVNEVEWLVIDDGSDDGTAAVAVEHGAHVVLRLSEHHGLARAFAAGLEVACRRGADIVVNLDGDNQYDARAMPALVAEILEGRADIVIGCRPIDRIAHFSWAKKRLQNIGSSVVRAVAGVRVDDATSGFRAYSREAALRLNVYSRYTYTLETLIQAGQTGLRVGSVPVGVNPPTRPSRLIRSIPVYVGRSGLAILRAFLTYRPLEFFLLPAAFSGLAGVGIGAGFLFEYARGDGQGHVQSLILAAVLILCAGAATTIGLLAHQLAVNRRLLEELQQDRRRKEWRAAP